Part of the Primulina huaijiensis isolate GDHJ02 chromosome 15, ASM1229523v2, whole genome shotgun sequence genome is shown below.
attcatattatAGTAGTTATTAGCATTATTGTCGATTTTACTATCTAATTAAGTTTTTTAAGTTAAGAAGAgtcaatttaaatattaaaatttagaattattatttattctatgaatttttaaatcaaagttttattaaatttcaaaaagtaaaatattaagtatttttgttgtttttgttattattttttccatttttttacaTAGATAAGAAATTAATTTATTCAATGTAATCTCGgtaaataattttgataatatttaagGGTGAATTGATCCgagaatattatataaaaattgtgTNataacacacacacacatatatgtaaaacaattcaaaacattatttagtattatgtaaatttttaataaaaatattataatttatagactaattgaaaatattagaaaatatcatttaatcatattataaatatacaataaataaattttttcaaaaatttaataatgaatttaaattttatttattcaaaaattattattattttcaattttatgacaaaaaaatcaaaaaatatataaatataaaaaatataattaatttatatattaagatACTTTTTTAAGGACAAGAGACAATGAGATGAAAGGAGACTTGAGGATAGAAATGACAACGAGATGTGTTTGGGATGATCCGAGATTCGCTCCACCCAGAAAATTAATACCCTGGATAGGGGTGTGCAATCGGTCTATTCagttaccgaccgaaccgaatagaCATATAACCGATTTAAccgattttatttcaaataaccgaaccgatcgaAATATTCAtagaaaccgaattaaccgaaccgattttaaatcggttatttcggttaccgaccgatattttttaaaaaatacgaattttaacacaaaaaaaaataaaataatggagATCTTATTAATAACAAGGaacattgaacaaaaaataccaataataaatagaaatattgaagataaaattATTGGATGAATGAGCTTCTTttctaaaatatgaaaagttgggtttccttctaatgtatttttaatgcccatatacaacttaaattaatatatatactaattcgGTTAATTTggtttaaccgaatttttcaaattaaaaccgaaaccgaaccgaattaaccgattttctaaaatttcaaaaccgaaCTTCCGAATTCACCGAACCGACGGTTAATTcgatttaaccgaaattttgtaCAATCCTAACCCTGGATCTGTCTCGTCTCTAAACCAGACGGATCCAACCCAGGTTAGACACGTGAACCCGCTATACACTTAACGGAGAAAAATACATGTAAATCAAATAACGCTAGAATTTTACTTAATTTAGAAACCTTTAGCTTCGTTCTGGCTCATCAATCAAACGCTAGAAACATGGATTTGATTCCAAGTTCAGCTGTAAGTGAAGGACCACTGTTTGCAGAGGTGAATATGGGCGGTGCTGATGCTTTTGGACCGCCTACCGTTCGCGCCACCGTGGTTCAGGCTGCCACCGTCTTCTACGACACCGCCGCCACTCTCGGTGGCTTCCGCTtcaatttcttttcatttttcttgaTGAATTGGATTCATTTGCTATTTGGGTTTCTTATGTTgatgattttcttttttaattatgCATGCTCATGTTTGGCTGGGGTGGGAAATTTACGGTTTAGGGAACTTTAGGGTGGAAATATTTTCCAGTTGAAATAGAATTGATGAGTTTTATCATTGGAAGAAGGCtaattgttttgttttaatCAACTGAGTATCAAGTTTCTCTATTTTTTGGTGTCAGCACCTTGTATGGAGGTAGGTAGCCGAAGGGGAAAAAAATGTCACATTCCAAATGGAATTTTTCAAAACAAGTGCAAGTTATGTTCTAAGAAAATCATGAACTTCTATTTAGACTAGAATCCCTGGCTCGCTGCACCTGCTGGGAAAGGGATAGGGCAGATACTGTGATTCTTGTTTCATGTGTGATAAACTTCTGCCCTCTGGAATTTGCTGTATGAGAGTACTGAAAATGCGTGATTGTTCTGATAGATAAAGCTGAGAGGCTTCTGGCTGAAGCAGCATCATATGGATCTCAGTTAGTTGTGTTTCCGGAAGCATTTATAGGTGGCTATCCCCGTGGATCAGATTTTGGTGTTACAATTGGCAACCGTACGGCCAAGGGTAAGGAAGAGTTCCGAAAATATCATGCTGCCGCTATTGATGTTCCTGGTAAGAATTTAGCGTCCGTAATATCACATAATGGCTGTCTAGATTTTGTGAGTCCACAATTCACAGTTTCTGCCTTTCGTTTTCTGCAACTGCACCATAGGATTAGCTTGATTTTTTACCCACAGGACTTGTTTTAAGCATAGAAATTGAATTCGTAGATCTCATAGGTATCAGCAGAATGTGGGGCTTTGCTGGAGTATTTGGATAGAGATTCCTGTGGCATGAAACTGTTATGGCCTAGGGATATTGACCGAGTTATGGGACGGTGTATCAGTTGTTTGTTAAGATCTGTGATACTCCTTGTCTTGGATGATCTACTTCCTTTTTCACTTTCGTGATGAATTTAGGTAGAGGCTCATTAATGAGTGCACTCTGGATCTTGTAGCAATATTTAGGAAGAAATTCTTTGTGTTTTATGATACTCGCATTTATACCCAAGTTCTGgccaaataaaaatgaaaaattattcctAAAATCAAACCTCCCTAACCTATTTGGCTATTTCTTTCCTTATTTATTCTCATGGGATAATGATTATTCTTATTTCGAAACAAATggataaacataaataaataaaacaggTTAGAGTTCACCAGGAAGAAGTAACAAAAGTTTCCGGAATTTCCCATGCTGAACTGTTTATTAGTGACATTTTTTAACATGATCGAGCTATGTATTGGGTCTGTAGAGGTCTGGGCCGGTGTGTGTGCATCCTTTGTGACATTGCAGAAACGTATAATTAGAGAGAGTAACTCAGTTGTACAACCATCAGTGACGATTCTTGCTTAGGTGGGTGAAGTTATATAAAAACATGAAGGTTCATTGGtagctaaaataatttttgttacaCCCAAACATATGATTAgatataaatgttatttttaagtaatttttgtttacaaaatCTTGATGTAAAAAGTTGTAATGCCAAACATATATTAAGATATACTCCATCCATctcaattatatatttcaacTTTCCTTTTTAGTTTGTCCCAAATATACAGACATTTATCCAAAACATACAGACATGTATCCATATTCAGCAATATTTTTTCTATTCTTTTTCTAATACACTCTTATTTAATTTGGGGTCTTGTAATTAACTAACTATTGGAAAAATAACAaactatttaatatttataatcacTAATTAAACAAGGGTAAATTGAAAAGTTGTTTGTATAACTGTTATGTCCAATGAATTCCTTAATCTGTATGAAAAAAGAAACAATCCAATATATGGGGACAGAGGtagtatatgtttttttatacaCATGCATTTTGTGTCTTAatgtaaaaatgtttattttaaataaacccATGAGCTCTTATGCCAAGCACATGATGTGTAAATCTTAAAAGAATGCGGCGGCAGGTTAGCTAAGAGTTTCTGGACTGGagttttaatgaaaatttgattttcctTTTAGGTCCTGAAGTTGATCGTTTGGCTGCTATGGCGGGAAAATATAAGCTGCATCTAGTGATGGGTGTTATTGAGAGAGACGGATATACTTTGTACTGTGCCGTTTTGTTCTTTGATTCTCAAGGTCGCTATCTAGGAAAGCATAGAAAAGTCATGCCAACAGCCCTAGagcgcataatttggggtttcGGAGATGGGTCCACAATTCCCGTTTTTGAGACTCCTATTGGAAAAATTGGTGCAGCAATTTGTTGGGAAAACAGGATGCCACTTCTAAGGACGGCTATGTATGCCAAAGGTCAGAATTTTTAGTGGTATTTATACTTTTCACTGtactaaaatatgaaataagcTTACCATTGTATGAAGAGTTATAGCTGACAATGATAGTATAACTCAAATTTCTTAAATTATGAAGTAATCCAAGTGTCATATTTTGATAATTTCACCACATAAACAGCCACTTGGATTTGCATTTACAATTGCAGTTCCCAAACATACGATGATACCGAGTATATAACTTTCCACAAGttgatatgatttttaagttaCAGGCTTGGTCTACTCAATTTCCGAATATCTTGATCTGCCAATCCACTCGTGTTACTTGATTTCAGGATGGTAATGTTTTCAGGTGTTGAAATATACTGTGCACCCACAGCTGATGCAAGAAATGTGTGGCAATCATCGATGATCCACATTGCTCTGGAAGGCGGGTGTTTCGTTCTATCTGCCAACCAGTTCTGTAGAAGGAAAGATTATCCACCGCCACCCGAGTACGTGTTTTCTGGCGTGGATGAAGATCTTACACCAGATTCTGTTGTTTGTGCTGGCGGTAGCGTCATAATCTCACCATCAGGAACTGTACTGGGAGGCCCAAATTATGAAGGAGAGGCGCTTATTTCTGCTGATTTAGGTAGGCCTCTAATTTTCAACTTTGATAATTGGTTTGGAGTTTTATCGAGTTTGGCTGCCTTGTGGTTTTCGTCCAGTGATCAAGTGTATTCTTTTCAAGATGTTTCTTATCAAATTAACATTAAATATGCAGATCTTGGGGAGGTAGTTCGTgcaaaatttgattttgatgtGGTTGGTCATTATGCTCGTCCTGAAGTCCTCAGTCTGATCGTGAAGGACCACCCCATGTGTCCAGTGTCATTCACATCAGCATCTGGGAAATCTGAGACCTCTCAATAGTGATGGTACCTTTCTAACCCGTGTTGTTAAAACAATTGGTGGCTCTTAAAATTGAAATCATCCCCTGAATAACTTGTCTTCAATGTTCAGCTATTTGcccaaatttattttgttgatatCTTGGAAAGAATCCTTCTCCACAATatggattttgattgtgaatcccattataaaaattaaaatcacagAAGGAATGCGCCTAAACTCTAGGCTCAATGAGACTCAGTCCTTCGATACATGCCTTCAACATGAAGCATGAGCCTTGGTGCAGTTTAAAGGCTCATACCGCATTCTAGCCACTCCTTAAATTTAGTAACAGTTATTTCAAGATGAAAtgtaaattaatgatttttgttGTTGCTTGCACgctaataataatttgttttatcGTCAATATATTGGATGATACGTGATGTAATTTTCTTTACATATTTAGATGATAGTATGTTATCTGATTGCCATTTAAAAGTCTACTTGTATGATCCTGATATGTGTCAGTTGAGATGGCTACTAAGCTACTGCTAGAAGTAAATTGAATCTAGCGTTATGCATGTTATTGTGTTTAGAGTTGGAGTCGATGTGTCATTGTGTGAAATTTTCTTACTCAACATGATCCTCTCCCAAATCTCCTTCCTCTTAGGTCAGATCTTCATTGTCCTCCCTCCTCCAATATCGCGTGAAAAGCATGAAAAAACCAGTTAGGGGGCACCGGGATATCTCCCGGCATGACCCATCCGATCCCTAAGTCTGGTAAAACAACCATGGAAAGTAGAAAAATGAGAGAGAATGTGTGTAAAGAGAGAGGGTTAGAGACCGATAAAATTTTGATCCCCCTCTTGAGGAGGAGAAGCTGATATATATTAAACAATTCAccattgtttaaattattaaaaaatatacgcCTCAAAGATGTCGGGTCTATGTCATCGTGTAATCCTTATTCTCCTACTCATAGTTATTTTGGGCGCAAGGCGTACTAAAACGCTAGGATACCTTGGAGCCTGAGGCGCGTGCACGTTTTATCGAAGGAAAGCGCatttaagttaaattttaaaattcaatatatataaagtgctttatactataatattatataaattaaatatttttcacaaagataacaaatattataaataaaaagttcATTAATAGATAATGTAATGTTAATCATAaccagaaaaaaattaattatttaaagttcattAGTAAATCATCAATTCatagtatattaaaaaaaatctaatatctaaatcatcaaattcttgttCAACGTCTGCAACTATATCGTCGTcatcgtcgtcgtcgtcgtcgcAATGATAAGTCATGAGTGTAGAAGAAATTAGATTAAAAGTTTTTATAAAAGATTACACTATCatataaatcatcaaattctttatCATCCTGCTCAACTATCATTATCACCGTAAAAGAAGGAAAATTACAGTAAAAGTTTGAATAAAGAACTTATGAAATTTCTGTTAAAAAAATCTTGCATAAATGAGCGatagtttttttaatcattaaataGCCATGAACTTTGTTAATTAAGCTTCAAATTTGGTTGAGTTCGAGTTAATTTTTATTCACCTACAAAATATCAGTCCAATTCTTTAAAGCGCACGCTTTTGCGCCTCTCGGAGCCTCGCGCCTAGGCAGAGGCGCACGCTTTAAGCGCGCTTGTTTCAAGTGCTTCGCCTGGGAAATAACCCAGGCACCGGGCGCACACTTTTAATAACTATGCTCCTACTATTCTTGAATTGACTAGGAAAATCATGATAACGTGTTAAAACATGATGACATACCATGTGACATGTCAATGGATTATTTTAGAGGTATCACCACTCCCTCCCTTCAAGTCGAGACAATGAGGTAAATGAGAAGACTCGATAAAAGCTAGAGAATGCAGAATAATCGCATATGATAATAACATCCCTTCAAGTAGTTGCGACGGGAAATTGGCaatcagtccccagccgtcgtttttttttgtgttcagtcttgggtacttttttagtaccacatttccacatgaagtgtaccacaatttgtatgacatagtaccacaattttgtgggtagggagtgaacccaaagaaatgttttgattggggatttttcaccaacttcccctagtTGCGACGACCGGATAAATGAGTCGGACCCATATAGTCTACAAGGACCAAATGAACAAATATATACCCGTCCATTCTAGGAAGATAGTGGCCAAGGACTTGTGTTTGACGAGGGGTCGAACTAAGATAATGACTATTGAAGATCATAGCACTCCTTCAGGCAAGCACAAGATATCCGAGGCACAACGGCAAAAAACTCCGAGGTGAGTATGAGGACTGAACTAACGTCCATATCCAAGAGATACATAGAAAAAATCGCAAACCATGTAGTAAAGTTTGAGTCAATATCCCCTATAGcagaaaatcttgaaaatatatgtttttcttGCTGCATAGCAAATGCATAATAATATATCAAAAAAGCCACATGGAGAAATCTCAAGCAATATCATGTAGTCAGAAAACCAAATATCCGAAAACTATTATAACTCTTATTTATATCTTGATCAGCTTAACAAAATAAAGTCGTGTATGGTTGAAATCCCCTATAAAATCTGTGCTCATTGTAACCATGACAATGGGAACTTGGTGTAACCATAGCTCCTGAGTTCCTGATCACTAATTGATGCTACCCCGAGCTCCTGAGTAACGACACCCAGCTGTAACCCTTGAAAACATCCTCCAacacatcagcataactcttatCCTAGGCTCGGCCTCAACGgaaaaaatgggaaaaaaaatcacatatccGCTAACTCCTTTGCTAGGCCCGTACTTGgtaggaaaaatgaaaaacataatCCATTTCCGCTAACTCCTCTGTGCTTGGCCCCGATTGGAAAAATGAGAACACAAATCAGACTGACCACCCGCCCTTGGTTTATGATATCATTTGTTTACTTGTCGTGGGTGGTCCAGGAGAGGAGTCTGGATTGTGTCCTCATATTTCCTGCTGGTGCCGGGCACAGGGGAGTTAGCGGAAATGGaacatgtttttcatttttcctacCAAGgacgggcatagcagaggagTCACCGGAGATGTGatgttttttcaatttttagggGTATAAAAGTTGTGGGGTGGGAGGATATCCTCGCGCGCCAGCAGCTCGGCCCGTCCCTAGCGTGGATagataaaaatttgtatgaTCTTTGCTGGAGGCATTCGGAATTAAGGGAGGCTTTCTCATTATAATAATTCACACTGAAGTATATGATTTCTTTTAGAAGTTTGATGTCATTACTATCTTGTTAAAGCTCCAATTCCAATTCCAATTCCAATTCCAATTCCAATTCCAATTCCAGCTGTAGTTACCAATGATTTGAATGCATGTGATCTGAATAATCCCACCTATTTTCTTTAATTCtttatttacaacaattattgGGTATCAGCAGTCAAACTTTCTTTGATCGGTAAACAAATCATgtatgtattttaaataaaaaaaattaattaaaaaacatgtAACAAAATTCAGTGCCTGAATAATAATGTAGGGGTAAGTTGACAGatcttttctttattctttcTATANTATATAGTTTACATTctatttcattttaaattttgtggGGATCACAAATATTATTGTACTATTTGTTGGTATATCAGGCGAATTAAATCAAACGTACCATTACAGCAAAACATCATCACAAACATATAATCAACAATCGAATATGAACATCAATATTTGTAGTGATTCATTCCAACGATAAGTTACGTTCACTCAAGGACATCACttatttattaataacaaagaaCACAAGAGAATcgaaaatacaaaataattttctcTCCACTAATCTATTTTTCATTTCAAAACCACCCAAAAACACAAGATCCTTTATTCTACTATCATACTATAGAAGTGAAATAGAGGACTGGAGGTAATACCCCGACGAAACATCATAAGCACATAATCAACACTATCTCTGTCCTCACTCGACGAAAATAATTTACCAAATTGACAAGGAATATATCGTATAATGAAGTTCT
Proteins encoded:
- the LOC140959659 gene encoding bifunctional nitrilase/nitrile hydratase NIT4B; the protein is MDLIPSSAVSEGPLFAEVNMGGADAFGPPTVRATVVQAATVFYDTAATLDKAERLLAEAASYGSQLVVFPEAFIGGYPRGSDFGVTIGNRTAKGKEEFRKYHAAAIDVPGPEVDRLAAMAGKYKLHLVMGVIERDGYTLYCAVLFFDSQGRYLGKHRKVMPTALERIIWGFGDGSTIPVFETPIGKIGAAICWENRMPLLRTAMYAKGVEIYCAPTADARNVWQSSMIHIALEGGCFVLSANQFCRRKDYPPPPEYVFSGVDEDLTPDSVVCAGGSVIISPSGTVLGGPNYEGEALISADLDLGEVVRAKFDFDVVGHYARPEVLSLIVKDHPMCPVSFTSASGKSETSQ